From Oncorhynchus keta strain PuntledgeMale-10-30-2019 chromosome 25, Oket_V2, whole genome shotgun sequence, one genomic window encodes:
- the svopa gene encoding synaptic vesicle 2-related protein — translation MEDDLFQLRQLPVVKFRRTGDSTRSEDDGGGREQEVQIDGRQAYMESVALQDGAPVPREFANPTDDTFMVEDAVEAIGFGKFQWKLSILTGLSWMADAMEMMILSILAPQLHCEWRLPSLWVALLTSAVFIGMMISSSIWGNISDKYGRKTGLKMSVAWTMFYGVLSAFAPVYGWILFLRALVGFGIGGAPQSVTLYAEFLPMRSRATCILLIEIFWALGTVFEVLLAIVVMPTLGWRWLLGLSTIPLFIFAILSFWLPESARYDVLTGNQEKALNTLKRIAKENGAPMPLGKLVAARQEDRGKIQDLFSPHFRWTTILLWFIWFSNAFAYYGLVLLTTELFQEGGACGESKGSKREPRCSLECKYLTSDDYKDLLWTTLSEFPGLLVTLWAIDRLGRRKTMALCFFVFSLCLVPLYACVGRTWLTVLIFIARAFIAGGFQAAYVYTPEVYPTATRALGLGTSSGMARVGALITPFVAQVMLESSVYLTLSVYSICCMLAAIASCALPIETTGRGLQESSHREWGQEMMGRAHGNSSGGIPHSDSGSQED, via the exons ATGGAAGATGATTTGTTCCAGTTAAGACAACTCCC CGTGGTCAAGTTCCGTCGCACAGGTGATAGCACACGCTCTGAGGATGATGGCGGGGGCAGAGAGCAGGAGGTCCAGATCGATGGGAGGCAGGCTTATATGGAGTCTGTGGCACTTCAGGATGGTGCACCAGTACCTCGGGAGTTTGCTAATCCAACTGATG ACACTTTCATGGTGGAGGATGCTGTGGAGGCCATTGGCTTTGGGAAGTTCCAGTGGAAACTCTCCATCCTCACTGGTCTGTCCTGG ATGGCTGATGCTATGGAGATGATGATTCTGAGCATCCTAGCTCCACAGCTGCACTGTGAATGGAGGCTGCCAAGTCTGTGGGTGGCGCTACTCACCTCG GCGGTGTTCATTGGAATGATGATCAGCTCTTCCATTTGGGGGAACATATCCGACAAGTATGGCAGAAAAACA GGTCTGAAGATGAGTGTGGCGTGGACCATGTTCTATGGTGTCCTGAGCGCCTTTGCCCCCGTCTATGGCTGGATACTCTTCCTCCGTGCCCTGGTGGGCTTTGGCATCGGAGGAGCACCACAGTC GGTGACACTGTATGCAGAGTTTCTCCCCATGAGGTCCAGAGCCACCTGCATCTTGCTGATAGAG ATATTCTGGGCGCTGGGCACTGTGTTTGAGGTACTGTTGGCTATCGTGGTGATGCCCACTCTGGGCTGGCGCTGGCTGCTCGGCCTCTCTACCATTCCGCTCTTCATCTTTGCTATCCTCTCTTTT TGGCTGCCAGAGAGTGCCCGCTATGATGTGTTGACAGGGAACCAGGAGAAAGCGCTGAACACCCTGAAGCGTATCGCCAAGGAGAACGGAGCCCCCATGCCCCTTGGAAAACTTGTGGCTGCAAGACAG GAGGACCGTGGGAAGATCCAGGATCTTTTCTCACCACATTTTCGCTGGACCACAATTCTGTTgtggtttatttg GTTCTCTAATGCATTTGCCTACTATGGCCTGGTCCTGCTCACCACTGAGCTCTTCCAGGAGGGGGGCGCCTGTGGGG AGTCAAAGGGTAGTAAGAGGGAGCCCAGGTGTAGCCTGGAGTGTAAATACCTGACCTCAGACGACTACAAGGATCTGCTGTGGACCACCCTGTCTGAATTCCCAG GCCTACTGGTGACTCTGTGGGCCATCGATCGGCTGGGAAGGAGGAAGACCATGGCACTGTGcttctttgtcttctctctctgccttgttcCACTCTACGCTTGTGTAGGGAG GACCTGGTTGACAGTATTGATATTCATCGCCAGGGCCTTCATTGCAGGAGGTTTCCAGGCTGCTTATGTCTACACCCCTGAG GTATATCCAACAGCAACCAGAGCGTTAGGTCTGGGCACTAGTAGTGGAATGGCCAGAGTGGGAGCCCTCATCACACCCTTTGTTGCACAG GTGATGTTGGAGTCTTCTGTGTACCTGACTCTGTCAGTGTATAGCATCTGTTGCATGCTGGCTGCCATCGCCTCATGTGCTCTGCCCATTGAGACCACTGGCCGGGGCCTCCAGGAGTCCAGCCACCGCGAGTGGGGCCAGGAGATGATGGGCCGGGCCCATGGCAACAGCTCTGGGGGCATCCCACACTCTGACTCTGGGTCCCAGGAGGACTGA